From Novosphingobium resinovorum, the proteins below share one genomic window:
- a CDS encoding HpcH/HpaI aldolase/citrate lyase family protein — protein MTPIDRPRRSALYLPASNAKALAKARTLPCDVVILDLEDAVAPEAKEEARAAAVAAIAQGGFGHREVAIRVNGLDTEWGAADLAAVAGSKADAVLVPKVNGPQDIDRLQDALSGAPEAMQLWAMIETCASVFALEPIAAKARSTRLSLWIMGLNDLAKEMRAQSVPERTPFLPFLSMAVAAARAHGVTVLDGVCNEFRDLGVFEAEARQGLLFGFDGKSLIHPAQIEPCNTVFSPSEADLGWAASVIAAFALPENKGKGAIKVDGKMTELLHLEQARRLVAVAEQIAASV, from the coding sequence ATGACTCCGATCGACCGCCCCCGCCGCAGCGCGCTCTACCTGCCCGCCTCGAATGCCAAGGCTCTCGCCAAGGCGCGCACCCTGCCCTGCGACGTGGTGATCCTCGACCTCGAGGACGCGGTCGCGCCCGAGGCCAAGGAAGAGGCCCGCGCCGCCGCCGTCGCCGCGATCGCGCAAGGCGGCTTCGGCCACCGCGAAGTCGCGATCCGCGTCAACGGGCTCGATACCGAATGGGGCGCGGCGGACCTTGCGGCCGTCGCCGGGTCGAAGGCCGACGCGGTGCTGGTGCCCAAGGTCAACGGCCCGCAGGACATCGACCGGCTGCAGGATGCGCTGAGCGGCGCTCCCGAGGCCATGCAACTCTGGGCGATGATAGAGACTTGCGCGAGCGTCTTCGCACTGGAGCCGATCGCGGCGAAGGCCCGTTCGACGCGGCTGTCGCTTTGGATCATGGGCCTCAACGATCTCGCCAAGGAGATGCGCGCGCAGTCCGTGCCCGAGCGCACGCCGTTCCTGCCGTTCCTGTCGATGGCGGTCGCGGCCGCGCGGGCGCACGGCGTCACCGTGCTCGACGGCGTCTGCAACGAATTCCGCGATTTAGGTGTGTTCGAGGCGGAGGCGCGGCAGGGGCTGCTGTTCGGCTTCGACGGCAAGAGCCTGATCCATCCCGCGCAGATCGAGCCCTGCAATACGGTGTTCTCACCGAGCGAGGCGGACCTCGGCTGGGCAGCGTCGGTGATCGCGGCGTTCGCGCTGCCGGAGAACAAAGGCAAGGGCGCGATCAAGGTCGATGGCAAGATGACCGAACTGCTGCATCTGGAGCAGGCCCGGCGGCTGGTCGCGGTGGCGGAGCAGATCGCAGCCTCGGTTTGA
- a CDS encoding SDR family NAD(P)-dependent oxidoreductase, which yields MSDNSAKPQPVVVITGASSGIGKASAAEFARMGWHVIATGRDPARCDAAEAQLRAFGKVDFLRGDFAEMADVRRVAREIAALTDKVHVLVNNAGGIRDGLYVSSEGLEATFAANHLAPFLLTRELLPLLERAGQDSPPGTVRVIAVSSLAHEQAKAMRWDDLMMLDDFATGPAYCQAKLANLLFTRELANRLADKGITAQAMHPGKVGSNFWSHGEASLQAYGKGQDLVSPEQSARTIVWLATAPEAGVNGGRYFHDLAEIAAAPQALDDAAAARLWQESERILADL from the coding sequence ATGTCCGATAATTCCGCGAAGCCGCAGCCCGTCGTAGTGATCACCGGCGCCAGTTCCGGCATCGGCAAGGCCAGTGCGGCCGAGTTCGCCCGCATGGGCTGGCACGTCATCGCGACCGGGCGCGATCCGGCGCGCTGCGACGCGGCCGAGGCGCAGCTGCGCGCCTTCGGCAAGGTCGATTTCCTGCGCGGAGACTTCGCCGAAATGGCCGACGTGCGGCGCGTCGCACGTGAGATCGCGGCCCTGACCGACAAGGTCCACGTCCTCGTCAACAATGCAGGCGGCATCCGCGACGGGCTCTACGTGTCCTCCGAGGGACTGGAGGCGACTTTCGCCGCCAACCACCTCGCGCCGTTCCTGCTGACGCGCGAACTGCTGCCCCTGCTGGAGCGCGCGGGGCAGGACAGCCCTCCCGGCACGGTGCGCGTGATCGCCGTCTCATCGCTCGCGCATGAGCAGGCGAAAGCGATGCGCTGGGACGACCTGATGATGCTGGACGACTTCGCCACCGGTCCCGCCTATTGCCAGGCCAAGCTTGCCAATCTGCTGTTCACCCGCGAACTGGCCAACCGCCTCGCCGACAAGGGCATCACCGCGCAGGCCATGCATCCGGGCAAGGTCGGCTCGAATTTCTGGAGCCACGGCGAAGCCTCGCTGCAGGCCTATGGCAAGGGACAGGATCTCGTCTCGCCCGAGCAGTCGGCGCGCACGATCGTCTGGCTCGCCACCGCGCCCGAGGCGGGCGTGAACGGCGGGCGCTATTTCCACGACCTTGCCGAGATCGCCGCCGCCCCGCAGGCGCTCGACGACGCGGCGGCCGCGCGGTTGTGGCAGGAGAGCGAGCGCATTCTCGCCGATCTCTGA
- a CDS encoding TetR/AcrR family transcriptional regulator, whose protein sequence is MLEDTHPALPKAGRPTREQAQARQVALLDTALEHFLDKGYESATIEGIAADVNMTKRTVYAKYPDKAALFRAAVRHGTEARAVGAEVIAATRRDTLEDTLIAIAMLRIGLVGEPAGAKLQRLINTESYRFPDIFQTYYDIAALPTVRFLAQILEEETEAGRLAIGDAMLAANVFMSMVVSGPVRFILSGNMLTAQDIDRRVRFAVDLFLKGAEPR, encoded by the coding sequence ATGCTCGAAGACACGCACCCTGCGCTCCCCAAGGCGGGCCGGCCCACGCGCGAACAGGCGCAGGCCCGGCAGGTCGCCCTGCTCGACACCGCGCTCGAACACTTTCTCGACAAAGGATACGAAAGCGCCACGATCGAGGGGATCGCCGCCGACGTGAACATGACCAAGCGGACGGTCTATGCGAAGTACCCGGACAAGGCCGCGCTGTTCCGCGCCGCCGTCCGCCACGGCACCGAGGCCCGCGCGGTCGGTGCCGAGGTCATCGCCGCCACGCGCAGGGACACGCTGGAGGATACGCTCATTGCCATCGCGATGCTGCGGATCGGACTGGTGGGAGAACCTGCGGGTGCGAAGCTGCAACGGCTCATCAATACCGAGAGCTACCGCTTCCCGGACATCTTCCAGACCTATTACGACATCGCCGCGCTGCCGACCGTGCGGTTCCTCGCGCAGATCCTCGAGGAAGAGACCGAGGCAGGCCGCCTCGCCATCGGCGACGCGATGCTTGCGGCCAACGTGTTCATGAGCATGGTCGTCAGCGGCCCGGTGCGCTTCATTCTCTCGGGCAATATGCTGACCGCACAGGACATCGACCGGCGCGTGCGCTTCGCGGTCGATCTGTTCCTCAAGGGGGCGGAGCCGCGCTAG
- a CDS encoding acyl-CoA reductase produces MNEIAQPEVSEDLVSAPFFLRGEVLHGTDVIQTSRDLGVTFATPRIPFDRAVPPRTEVPPLLNVPLAEIIDFLVETGQRLLASDNPHMQECIERMCRTHILPRAVVENTARHAAAYLDKRVLMAEVEQNFPDPRALDEWVPKQDFTGRKSFVRAFAPRLIHVLPGNSPGVAVKSVAQGAMVKGINLFKMSSADPFTMVAILRTMADLDPTHPIVRSMSAVYWRGGDDATERVLYRPQYFDKIVAWGGGDAINNVIKYLGPGFQLVSFDPKTSISMVGREALVDEATIDRVADLCSADVMTLNQEACVASRFQFVEGDEAAVDRFCARLHHHVARRAAESGDVRPLDRDMREAVESMTLMDDEYGVWGRTDGRGLVIRSDEPVDFHPINKTANVVRVDSLDDAVKWINVATQTVGFYPFDRMAAYRDRLAAGGAQRIVHLGEAGPSTIGNPHDAMYPLHRFVHWMAHEDGRG; encoded by the coding sequence ATGAACGAGATCGCACAGCCTGAGGTCAGCGAAGACCTCGTCTCCGCCCCGTTCTTCCTGCGCGGCGAAGTGCTGCACGGGACCGACGTGATCCAGACGTCGCGCGACCTCGGCGTCACGTTCGCCACGCCGCGCATTCCGTTCGATCGCGCGGTGCCGCCGCGCACCGAAGTGCCGCCGCTCCTCAATGTGCCGCTGGCCGAGATCATCGACTTCCTCGTCGAGACCGGTCAGCGCCTGCTCGCCAGCGACAACCCGCACATGCAGGAATGCATCGAGCGCATGTGCCGCACGCATATCCTGCCTCGCGCCGTCGTCGAGAATACCGCGCGCCACGCGGCGGCCTATCTCGACAAGCGGGTGCTGATGGCCGAAGTCGAGCAGAACTTCCCCGATCCGCGCGCGCTCGACGAATGGGTGCCGAAGCAGGACTTCACCGGCCGCAAGAGCTTCGTGCGCGCCTTCGCACCGCGCCTGATCCATGTGCTGCCGGGCAATTCTCCCGGCGTCGCGGTGAAGTCGGTGGCGCAGGGGGCGATGGTCAAGGGCATCAACCTGTTCAAGATGAGCAGCGCCGATCCCTTCACCATGGTCGCGATCCTGCGCACGATGGCGGACCTCGATCCCACCCATCCGATCGTGCGCTCGATGTCGGCGGTCTACTGGCGCGGCGGCGACGATGCGACCGAGCGGGTGCTCTATCGCCCGCAGTACTTCGACAAGATCGTCGCCTGGGGCGGCGGGGACGCGATCAACAACGTCATCAAGTACCTCGGCCCCGGCTTCCAGCTGGTGTCCTTCGATCCCAAGACTTCGATCTCGATGGTCGGGCGCGAGGCGCTGGTGGACGAGGCGACCATCGACCGCGTCGCGGACTTGTGCTCGGCGGACGTGATGACGCTCAACCAGGAGGCCTGCGTCGCCAGCCGCTTCCAGTTCGTCGAGGGGGACGAGGCGGCGGTAGACCGTTTCTGCGCGCGCCTGCACCATCACGTGGCTCGCCGTGCGGCGGAAAGCGGTGATGTGCGCCCGCTCGATAGGGACATGCGCGAGGCGGTCGAATCGATGACGCTGATGGATGACGAGTACGGCGTCTGGGGCCGCACCGACGGGCGGGGCTTGGTGATCCGCTCGGATGAGCCGGTGGACTTCCACCCGATCAACAAGACCGCCAACGTCGTGCGCGTGGACAGCCTCGACGACGCGGTGAAGTGGATCAACGTGGCGACGCAGACGGTCGGCTTCTACCCGTTCGACCGCATGGCCGCCTACCGCGACCGCCTCGCCGCCGGGGGCGCGCAGCGCATCGTGCATCTGGGAGAGGCGGGGCCTTCGACCATCGGCAATCCGCACGACGCGATGTACCCGCTTCACCGCTTCGTGCACTGGATGGCGCACGAGGACGGGCGGGGGTAG
- a CDS encoding biotin/lipoyl-containing protein has translation MAVEILLPKIGFSMQEGQVAEWLAADGAQVTEGQPLFSLEADKSTNEVESPATGTLKIVTQTGETYEVGTVLGWIE, from the coding sequence ATGGCCGTCGAAATCCTGCTCCCGAAGATCGGTTTCTCCATGCAGGAGGGCCAGGTCGCCGAATGGCTCGCCGCCGATGGGGCGCAAGTGACCGAAGGCCAGCCTCTGTTCTCGCTGGAGGCTGACAAGTCCACCAACGAGGTCGAATCCCCCGCCACCGGCACGCTCAAGATCGTCACGCAGACGGGCGAGACTTACGAAGTCGGCACCGTTCTCGGCTGGATCGAGTAA
- a CDS encoding peroxiredoxin produces the protein MNRLLTAVAAFGLLAVSGTAHASLAVGAKAPQFAAKGAKAGKEVDFDLAKALKKGPVVLYFYPKAFTQGCTLEAHAFAEATPEFAQLGATVVGMSADDLPTLKKFSTEECRDKFAVATASPKVTKDYDVALTRPGVPAGMTQRVSYVIDQSGHVAFVHSDMDYREHVTMTLAAVKAMKAKRPG, from the coding sequence ATGAACCGCCTTCTTACCGCTGTCGCCGCCTTCGGGCTCCTCGCCGTTTCGGGCACCGCGCATGCCAGTCTCGCGGTCGGCGCGAAGGCGCCGCAGTTCGCGGCCAAGGGCGCCAAGGCGGGCAAGGAAGTCGACTTCGATCTCGCCAAGGCGCTGAAGAAGGGGCCGGTCGTGCTCTACTTCTATCCCAAGGCATTCACGCAGGGCTGCACGCTGGAGGCCCACGCCTTCGCTGAAGCCACGCCCGAGTTCGCGCAGCTTGGCGCAACCGTGGTGGGCATGTCGGCGGACGACCTGCCGACGCTCAAGAAATTCTCGACCGAGGAATGCCGCGACAAGTTCGCGGTCGCCACCGCCAGCCCCAAGGTGACCAAGGATTACGACGTCGCACTCACCCGGCCGGGCGTCCCGGCAGGTATGACCCAGCGCGTCAGCTACGTCATCGACCAGAGCGGCCACGTCGCCTTCGTCCACTCCGACATGGACTACCGCGAACACGTCACGATGACGCTGGCGGCGGTCAAGGCGATGAAGGCCAAGCGCCCCGGTTGA
- the prfB gene encoding peptide chain release factor 2 yields MRAEGQAHIVRIEKALALVRKFLDWDRALRRFDELNARVEDPTLWEKPKEAEAVMKERRRLEAAIGAVNSISAEMADAVEFVELGEMEGDEETIAEGLSALAALAERADQDKVTALLSGEADGNDTYLEVHAGAGGTESQDWAEILQRMYTRWAERHGYKVELVDYHAGEAAGIKSCTLLIKGENAYGYAKTESGVHRLVRISPYDSAARRHTSFSSVWVYPVIDDTFEIEINPSDLKIDTYRASGAGGQHVNTTDSAVRITHQPSGIIVASQIDRSQHKNREIAMGMLKARMFEAEMRRREEAASAEHASKSDIGWGHQIRSYVLQPYQQVKDLRTGVVSTAPDDVLDGALDPFMAAALSQRVTGEKVEVEDAD; encoded by the coding sequence ATGCGTGCCGAGGGGCAGGCCCACATTGTCCGTATCGAGAAGGCCCTCGCGCTGGTCCGCAAGTTCCTCGACTGGGACCGCGCGCTGCGCCGGTTCGACGAGCTGAACGCGCGCGTCGAGGACCCGACCCTTTGGGAAAAGCCCAAGGAGGCCGAGGCGGTCATGAAGGAACGTCGCCGTCTCGAGGCCGCGATCGGCGCGGTGAACTCGATCAGCGCCGAGATGGCCGATGCCGTCGAGTTCGTCGAACTGGGCGAGATGGAAGGCGATGAGGAAACCATCGCCGAGGGCCTGTCGGCGCTCGCTGCGCTGGCCGAGCGCGCCGATCAGGACAAGGTCACCGCGCTGCTTTCGGGCGAGGCGGACGGCAACGACACCTATCTCGAAGTCCACGCCGGGGCCGGCGGAACCGAGAGCCAGGACTGGGCGGAAATCCTTCAGCGCATGTACACGCGCTGGGCGGAGCGCCACGGCTACAAGGTCGAGCTGGTCGACTATCACGCGGGCGAAGCGGCGGGCATCAAGAGCTGCACCCTGCTCATCAAGGGCGAAAACGCCTATGGCTATGCCAAGACCGAAAGCGGCGTCCACCGCCTGGTCCGCATCAGCCCTTATGACAGCGCGGCCCGGCGCCACACCAGCTTCTCGTCGGTGTGGGTCTATCCGGTGATCGACGATACCTTCGAGATCGAGATCAACCCGTCTGATCTGAAGATCGACACCTATCGCGCTTCGGGCGCGGGCGGTCAGCACGTCAACACCACCGATTCGGCCGTGCGCATCACGCACCAGCCCTCGGGGATCATCGTCGCCAGCCAGATCGACCGTTCGCAGCACAAGAACCGCGAAATCGCCATGGGCATGCTGAAAGCGCGCATGTTCGAGGCCGAGATGCGCCGCCGCGAGGAAGCCGCCAGCGCCGAACACGCGAGCAAGAGCGACATCGGCTGGGGGCATCAGATCCGCTCCTACGTGCTGCAGCCGTACCAGCAGGTGAAGGACTTGCGCACGGGTGTGGTCTCGACCGCGCCTGACGACGTGCTCGACGGCGCCCTCGATCCGTTCATGGCCGCGGCCCTGTCGCAGCGCGTGACCGGCGAGAAGGTCGAAGTCGAAGACGCCGACTGA
- a CDS encoding class I SAM-dependent methyltransferase, whose amino-acid sequence MFRAHTLFPAVLVPALLSLAACQQPAVDDGREKGAPKFPKPDRPVAQSTSSTFSTEAQRDSAGEANTVMDLAGVAPGMSVADLGAGEGYYTVRLSHRVGKKGRVLGEDIDRGANERLATRVMREELENVSIKLGRPSDPSLPEKSFDRIFLVHMYHEVGDPYGFLWRLRPALRPGGKLVVVDVDRPAGGHGLPPSLLFCEFASVGYRLTEFVRKPELQGYYAQFEAAGARPAPADIKPCRISGVAPPKTNGSQG is encoded by the coding sequence ATGTTTCGCGCGCATACCCTCTTTCCGGCCGTGCTGGTGCCTGCTCTGTTGAGCCTGGCCGCCTGCCAGCAGCCCGCCGTCGATGACGGCCGGGAAAAGGGCGCGCCGAAGTTCCCCAAGCCCGATCGCCCCGTTGCGCAAAGCACCTCCAGCACGTTCTCCACCGAAGCCCAGCGCGACAGCGCGGGCGAGGCCAACACGGTAATGGACCTTGCAGGCGTGGCGCCCGGCATGAGCGTGGCCGATCTCGGCGCGGGCGAGGGGTACTACACCGTCCGCCTCTCGCACCGCGTCGGCAAGAAGGGCCGGGTTCTGGGCGAGGATATCGATCGCGGTGCCAACGAACGCCTCGCCACGCGCGTCATGCGCGAGGAACTGGAGAACGTCTCGATCAAGCTGGGCCGCCCGAGCGATCCCAGCCTGCCCGAGAAGAGTTTCGACCGCATCTTCCTGGTCCATATGTACCACGAGGTCGGCGACCCTTACGGTTTCCTCTGGAGGCTGCGCCCGGCGCTGCGTCCCGGCGGTAAGCTGGTGGTCGTGGATGTCGATCGCCCCGCCGGTGGGCATGGCCTGCCGCCTTCGCTGCTTTTCTGCGAATTTGCGTCGGTGGGCTATCGGTTGACGGAATTTGTTCGCAAGCCCGAATTACAGGGCTATTATGCGCAGTTTGAAGCCGCAGGGGCAAGGCCTGCGCCGGCAGATATCAAGCCGTGCCGAATTTCGGGGGTAGCGCCGCCGAAAACCAATGGATCGCAGGGCTGA
- a CDS encoding NAD(P)H-dependent flavin oxidoreductase has product MSFKGLKPIIYGGREVWPLVEGGKGVAATNHMSSGAWAAAGGIGTVSAVNADSYDAEGKIIPQIYNALTRKERHQELIDYAIDGAVEQVRRAFDISGGKGAININVLWEMGGAQQILEGVLEKTRGMVTGVTCGAGMPYKLSEIAARFNVNYLPIVSSARAFRALWKRAYHKVADLMGAVVYEDPWLAGGHNGLSNAEDPLKPEDPYPRVKALRDTMRAEGVPDSVPIVMAGGVWFLRDWNEWIDNPELGSIAFQYGTRPLLTHESPIPQAWKDHLRTLEPGDVLLHRFSPTGFYSSAVRNPFLRNLEARSERQIPYSKVEAGVHTVRLDVGVKGKNFWVAPKDLERARTWSAQGFTDGLRTPDDTIIFVNPAERDEIRKDQADCMGCLSHCGFSSWKDHDDYTTGRLADPRSFCIQKTLQDIAHGGPIDENLMFAGHAAYKFKQDPFYSNGFTPTVKELVDRILTGD; this is encoded by the coding sequence ATGAGTTTCAAGGGTCTCAAGCCGATCATCTATGGTGGCCGTGAAGTCTGGCCGCTGGTCGAAGGCGGCAAGGGCGTCGCCGCGACGAACCACATGAGTTCGGGCGCGTGGGCGGCTGCGGGCGGTATCGGCACGGTCAGCGCGGTGAATGCCGACAGCTACGACGCCGAAGGCAAGATCATCCCGCAGATCTACAACGCACTGACCCGCAAGGAGCGCCACCAGGAACTGATCGACTACGCAATCGACGGCGCGGTCGAGCAGGTCCGCCGGGCTTTCGACATTTCGGGCGGCAAGGGCGCGATCAACATCAACGTTCTGTGGGAAATGGGCGGCGCGCAGCAGATTCTCGAAGGCGTTCTGGAAAAGACCCGGGGCATGGTCACGGGCGTCACCTGCGGTGCGGGCATGCCTTACAAGCTGTCCGAGATCGCGGCGCGCTTCAACGTCAACTACCTGCCGATCGTCAGCTCCGCGCGTGCGTTCCGCGCGCTGTGGAAGCGTGCCTATCACAAGGTCGCCGACCTGATGGGCGCGGTGGTCTACGAGGATCCGTGGCTGGCGGGCGGTCACAACGGCCTGTCCAACGCCGAAGACCCGCTCAAGCCCGAGGATCCGTATCCCCGCGTCAAGGCCCTGCGCGACACCATGCGCGCCGAAGGGGTTCCGGACAGCGTGCCGATCGTGATGGCGGGCGGCGTCTGGTTCCTGCGTGACTGGAACGAATGGATCGACAACCCGGAACTCGGCTCGATCGCGTTCCAGTACGGCACCCGTCCGCTGCTGACGCACGAGAGCCCGATCCCGCAGGCGTGGAAGGACCACCTGCGCACGCTGGAGCCCGGCGACGTGCTGCTCCACCGCTTCTCGCCCACCGGCTTCTATTCTTCGGCCGTGCGCAACCCGTTCCTGCGCAATCTGGAAGCGCGCTCGGAGCGTCAGATCCCCTATTCGAAAGTTGAGGCGGGCGTGCACACCGTGCGTCTCGACGTCGGTGTGAAGGGCAAGAACTTCTGGGTCGCCCCCAAGGATCTGGAGCGCGCGCGGACCTGGTCGGCGCAGGGCTTCACCGATGGCCTGCGTACGCCGGACGACACGATCATCTTCGTGAACCCGGCAGAGCGCGACGAAATCCGCAAGGATCAGGCCGACTGCATGGGCTGCCTGTCGCACTGCGGTTTCTCTTCGTGGAAGGACCACGACGACTACACCACTGGCCGCCTTGCCGACCCGCGCAGCTTCTGCATCCAGAAGACCCTGCAGGACATCGCCCACGGCGGTCCGATCGACGAGAACCTGATGTTCGCGGGTCACGCGGCCTATAAGTTCAAGCAGGACCCGTTCTATTCGAATGGCTTCACGCCGACCGTCAAGGAACTGGTGGATCGTATCCTGACCGGCGACTGA
- a CDS encoding DUF805 domain-containing protein: protein MITYFRQAGRSVARSLDFRGKADRREFVTYILISQIPVAVLALATSWLDPSPVLRAVMLGVQVKVALPLFALSIRRFHDLGRSGWWSAPLLILVARMLLLELVSILAGWSVRSAIEAVLSYVDWLLTLPAVASFLAMVAWPSRSETTTAGTDRSVPAA from the coding sequence ATGATCACCTATTTCCGGCAGGCTGGCCGCAGTGTCGCCCGCTCCCTGGACTTTCGGGGCAAGGCCGACCGCCGCGAGTTCGTCACCTACATCCTGATTTCACAGATCCCGGTCGCAGTGCTGGCCCTGGCGACGAGTTGGCTCGATCCCAGCCCTGTCCTGCGCGCCGTCATGCTGGGCGTACAGGTGAAGGTCGCTCTGCCCCTGTTCGCCCTGTCGATCCGCCGCTTCCACGACCTCGGCCGGAGCGGCTGGTGGAGCGCCCCTCTGCTGATCCTCGTCGCCCGCATGCTGCTGCTGGAACTCGTAAGCATCCTTGCCGGATGGAGCGTGCGCAGCGCGATCGAGGCCGTGCTCAGCTATGTCGACTGGTTGCTGACCTTGCCCGCCGTCGCCAGCTTCCTTGCAATGGTCGCCTGGCCGTCCCGCTCCGAAACCACAACGGCCGGCACGGATCGCTCCGTACCGGCCGCTTGA
- a CDS encoding ammonium transporter — protein sequence MAARLLLPAALAALAPTAAFAQDGRLDVADGGDTAWLLAASVLALLVLPGVALLYAGQVRAKNVLSILIQCGAIFAAASTLWVMVGYTLAFGDLAGGWLGKGNAWMLIALGNVRAGTAVPESTYALFQMVFAALAPTLIVGACAERARFGWVVAFAALWSLVVYAPVAHWVWGGGWLAQGVGTLDWAGGIVVDVTAGASALVVAVMLGRRKGVVQGLTAPHAPALAIAGAALLWVGWLALSGGSAVAANDDAAAAIIAMHVGTAAAAMAWLLVERLTIGKPTAIGFASGAVAGMATLAPAAGFVSPGAAMLMGVLGGVTCHFAMRLVRRKLLIDDALGVFAVQGVGGIVGSLLLAVFLSEGLGGVGYGEDMNPVAQLAAQGIGVLVVAVWSIVGTVILALMASLAFPMRVSEDAEREGLDSATHGERAWNFD from the coding sequence ATGGCTGCTCGTCTGCTGCTACCTGCGGCGCTCGCCGCGCTGGCGCCGACGGCCGCCTTCGCGCAGGACGGGCGGCTCGACGTCGCGGACGGCGGCGACACCGCGTGGCTTCTTGCGGCCTCGGTTCTGGCGCTGTTGGTGCTGCCGGGCGTCGCACTGCTTTATGCGGGACAGGTCCGGGCGAAGAACGTGCTGTCCATCCTGATCCAGTGCGGTGCGATTTTCGCGGCGGCCTCCACGTTGTGGGTCATGGTCGGCTATACGCTCGCTTTCGGCGACCTGGCGGGAGGCTGGCTGGGCAAGGGCAATGCGTGGATGCTGATCGCGCTGGGCAACGTGCGCGCGGGAACTGCCGTACCGGAAAGCACCTATGCACTGTTCCAGATGGTCTTCGCCGCCCTAGCCCCGACCCTGATCGTCGGCGCCTGCGCAGAGCGGGCACGGTTCGGCTGGGTCGTCGCCTTCGCCGCGCTGTGGAGCCTTGTCGTCTACGCGCCGGTCGCGCACTGGGTCTGGGGCGGAGGCTGGCTGGCGCAAGGCGTGGGCACGCTCGACTGGGCGGGCGGGATCGTCGTCGATGTGACCGCCGGTGCCTCGGCGCTGGTCGTCGCGGTGATGCTCGGGCGGCGCAAGGGCGTCGTGCAGGGCCTGACCGCGCCGCATGCGCCCGCGCTCGCCATCGCGGGCGCTGCGCTGCTGTGGGTCGGCTGGCTGGCGCTGAGCGGAGGATCGGCCGTCGCCGCCAACGACGATGCCGCCGCCGCCATCATCGCCATGCACGTAGGCACCGCGGCCGCCGCCATGGCATGGCTTCTGGTAGAGCGGCTGACGATCGGCAAGCCGACCGCGATCGGCTTCGCGAGCGGCGCGGTCGCCGGAATGGCGACGCTGGCCCCGGCGGCGGGCTTCGTATCGCCGGGCGCCGCCATGCTGATGGGCGTGCTGGGCGGAGTGACCTGCCATTTCGCCATGCGGCTGGTGCGTCGCAAGCTGCTGATCGACGATGCCCTCGGTGTCTTCGCAGTGCAGGGCGTCGGCGGGATCGTCGGCTCGCTGCTGCTGGCGGTGTTCCTTTCGGAGGGTCTCGGCGGCGTCGGCTATGGCGAGGACATGAACCCGGTCGCGCAACTTGCGGCGCAGGGGATCGGCGTGCTGGTGGTCGCGGTATGGTCGATCGTCGGAACGGTGATCCTCGCGCTCATGGCGTCGCTGGCGTTCCCCATGCGGGTGTCGGAGGATGCCGAACGCGAAGGACTGGACAGCGCCACCCACGGCGAACGGGCATGGAATTTCGATTGA